Proteins encoded within one genomic window of Erinaceus europaeus chromosome 13, mEriEur2.1, whole genome shotgun sequence:
- the GTF2H5 gene encoding general transcription factor IIH subunit 5 gives MCWVKTLRPGCIWTPPAPSGWEKMVNVLKGVLIECDPAMKQFLLYLDESNALGKKFIIQDLDDTHVFVIAELVGVLQERVGELMDQNAFSLTQK, from the exons ATGTGCTGGGTGAAGACCCTTAGACCCGGCTG CATCTGGACGCCACCTGCCCCTTCTGGCTGGGAAAAGATGGTCAACGTCTTGAAAGGAGTGCTAATAGAATG cgACCCCGCCATGAAGCAGTTCCTGCTCTACTTGGACGAGTCCAATGCCCTGGGCAAGAAGTTCATCATCCAGGACCTTGACGACACGCACGTCTTCGTCATCGCCGAGCTGGTGGGTGTCCTGCAGGAGCGTGTGGGCGAGCTCATGGACCAGAACGCCTTCTCGCTCACCCAGAAGTGA